A stretch of the Actinomyces qiguomingii genome encodes the following:
- a CDS encoding serpin family protein, which produces MVSSGASSTSAASSPLSATPSAPPARTAPAGPARTVTGHGLSRRRALALPPAIAALVALGGCGGFGDSTQAKAYDTDAVHREVPLQDAPAAPEAATACASLSESLLRSHLDADPAANTLACPVGMALAVALLYAGSHAPADGVDELLGVTADGSTDATADTVRDLTWSALQNALLVYEPTETQLENFDPKAIPDFPLLHIANRVLLIDDPQVEQSYLDAARQWYAATTEHATRGNAKATLDAWAERHTGGLIESSGIEITDDTRLVLQNALLIAAQWVGPFDPYNTQDNDFTLIDGSTVTAQLMHEDLSLPYAQADQWQAVRLPYLDENARLGMDVILPNSGTAPTDLPEGTWAEASAALDAVEQDPDLRREVQLALPTLDLKPGSVDLLAFLDAQGIALDSLEHIGKGLRVDQAVQQVRLMVTEEGTVAGALTEIGVADSAGIPEQDEPISFIVDRPYVLRIVDQLTGLVLIEGVVMDPTAE; this is translated from the coding sequence ATGGTCAGCAGCGGCGCTTCATCCACTTCGGCAGCATCCAGCCCCTTGTCGGCTACACCCTCAGCACCGCCCGCTCGTACCGCCCCCGCCGGACCGGCCCGGACTGTGACCGGGCACGGCCTGTCCCGCCGCCGGGCGCTGGCACTACCACCAGCCATTGCCGCACTCGTGGCACTCGGAGGCTGCGGCGGATTCGGTGACTCCACCCAGGCCAAGGCCTACGACACCGACGCCGTTCACCGCGAGGTCCCGCTTCAGGACGCCCCCGCGGCGCCGGAGGCCGCGACCGCCTGCGCCTCACTGAGTGAGTCGCTGCTGCGCTCCCACCTGGATGCTGACCCCGCAGCCAACACTCTGGCGTGCCCCGTGGGGATGGCCCTGGCCGTCGCCCTGCTGTACGCCGGCTCCCACGCGCCCGCCGACGGCGTGGATGAGCTGCTCGGAGTGACCGCCGACGGCTCCACTGACGCCACTGCGGATACCGTCCGTGACCTAACCTGGTCAGCGCTGCAAAACGCCCTGCTGGTCTACGAGCCCACCGAGACGCAACTGGAGAACTTCGACCCCAAGGCGATCCCGGACTTCCCACTGCTCCACATCGCCAACCGGGTGCTATTGATCGATGACCCGCAGGTCGAGCAGAGCTACCTGGACGCCGCCCGCCAGTGGTACGCGGCCACCACCGAGCACGCCACCAGGGGCAACGCCAAGGCGACTCTTGACGCCTGGGCCGAGCGTCATACCGGCGGACTGATCGAATCCTCGGGCATTGAGATCACCGATGACACACGGCTCGTCCTACAAAACGCCCTGCTGATCGCGGCGCAGTGGGTCGGCCCCTTCGACCCCTACAACACCCAAGACAATGACTTCACCCTCATAGACGGCTCAACCGTGACCGCCCAGCTCATGCATGAAGACCTCTCCCTGCCCTATGCGCAGGCAGACCAGTGGCAGGCCGTCCGCCTGCCCTACCTGGATGAGAACGCCCGTTTAGGAATGGACGTAATCCTGCCGAACTCTGGCACCGCCCCGACGGATCTGCCCGAGGGCACCTGGGCCGAGGCCTCGGCGGCGCTGGACGCCGTCGAGCAGGACCCGGACCTGCGGCGTGAGGTGCAGCTGGCCCTGCCCACCCTCGACCTGAAGCCGGGATCCGTGGACCTACTCGCCTTCCTTGACGCCCAAGGCATTGCACTGGACTCCCTGGAGCACATCGGTAAGGGCCTGCGCGTGGACCAGGCCGTCCAACAAGTCCGACTAATGGTCACGGAGGAGGGCACCGTGGCCGGCGCGCTCACCGAAATCGGTGTGGCCGACTCCGCTGGGATACCCGAGCAGGATGAACCGATCAGTTTCATCGTCGACCGTCCGTATGTGTTGCGCATCGTCGACCAGTTGACCGGCCTGGTACTGATCGAGGGCGTGGTTATGGATCCCACCGCCGAGTAA
- a CDS encoding GNAT family N-acetyltransferase, with protein sequence MSVDVVTQSTPELVEAMERLIPQLSRSAPALTTEQCEALVDQPGVYLFVFRPDAPLADGSTPILGMLTLATFTIPTGLRAWVEDVVVDGDARGHGAGQALVETAVEYARSLGARTVDLTSRPSREAANRLYQRAGFALRETNVYRFSGE encoded by the coding sequence GTGAGCGTCGACGTCGTCACCCAGTCCACCCCCGAACTTGTCGAGGCGATGGAGCGCCTCATCCCCCAGCTGTCCCGCAGCGCCCCCGCCCTGACCACAGAGCAGTGCGAGGCGCTGGTCGACCAGCCGGGCGTATACCTGTTCGTCTTCCGGCCCGACGCTCCGCTCGCCGACGGCTCCACCCCCATCCTGGGGATGCTGACCCTAGCCACTTTCACCATCCCCACCGGGCTGCGCGCCTGGGTGGAGGACGTCGTCGTCGACGGCGACGCCCGCGGACACGGCGCCGGCCAGGCCCTGGTGGAAACCGCGGTCGAATACGCCCGCTCGCTGGGAGCCCGCACGGTCGACCTCACCTCGCGGCCCAGTCGCGAAGCCGCCAACCGTCTTTACCAACGCGCCGGTTTCGCCCTGCGCGAGACCAACGTGTACCGCTTCTCCGGGGAGTGA